A genomic window from Synechococcus sp. WH 8016 includes:
- a CDS encoding DUF4262 domain-containing protein, with amino-acid sequence MTTTNSSAPITPYEKERLATAKKHGFSFFMVRGDEEGPAFIYSIGMSQHGLPDVLMFLDSEYVAPQMGFLTNLLSHLIEGSKLFDADALIRSIHGSKKVVSDPEIEYTFTVLSPSDTDKAVHDYMCRCHYFRRVLGDPSVMVISSDFNPSWRDVTDKAIA; translated from the coding sequence GAACGCCTTGCTACTGCTAAGAAGCATGGCTTCAGCTTCTTCATGGTCCGTGGGGATGAGGAAGGTCCTGCCTTCATCTACTCCATCGGTATGTCCCAGCATGGGCTACCTGATGTGCTGATGTTCCTCGACTCCGAGTACGTCGCACCACAGATGGGGTTCCTGACGAATCTCCTCAGTCATCTGATTGAAGGCTCAAAGCTCTTCGATGCAGACGCACTTATTCGTTCCATTCATGGTTCGAAGAAGGTTGTGTCTGATCCAGAGATTGAGTACACCTTCACTGTTCTCAGTCCTTCAGATACTGACAAGGCAGTGCACGACTACATGTGCCGCTGCCACTACTTCAGGCGTGTCTTGGGTGACCCATCTGTGATGGTCATCTCCAGTGACTTCAACCCCTCCTGGAGGGATGTCACTGACAAGGCAATTGCCTGA
- a CDS encoding DUF4236 domain-containing protein, whose product MKFQKRNNFLNGLLRINTSGSGVSASIGVPGFRVNIPLLGKAKTPGVTVGIPGSGISHHQKLGE is encoded by the coding sequence ATGAAATTCCAGAAAAGAAATAACTTTTTAAATGGTCTACTAAGGATCAATACTTCAGGATCTGGAGTATCAGCATCCATAGGAGTGCCTGGGTTCCGTGTCAATATTCCACTCCTTGGTAAAGCCAAAACACCTGGAGTGACAGTAGGAATCCCAGGAAGTGGGATATCACATCATCAGAAACTAGGTGAATAA
- a CDS encoding DUF4262 domain-containing protein, translating to MTTTSSSFPSAIEAYEIQKTGVAKNHGFALFPIRGDETHPGFIYTVGMAQHGLPELLVFFTEGMAPGTNNMVIQVAQHLITGSKRFEIAPLLRSFIRAGITVSDPTIHYHPEFLRGDDLKYAYQAYVTRAMRLRQELGMPKGVLVLNHADVPSIQQQRAMAMLSAS from the coding sequence ATGACAACCACCTCCTCCTCCTTCCCTTCTGCGATCGAGGCTTACGAGATACAGAAGACCGGTGTAGCAAAGAACCACGGTTTCGCCTTATTCCCGATTCGTGGAGATGAGACCCATCCCGGTTTCATTTACACAGTCGGTATGGCTCAGCACGGTCTGCCAGAGCTCCTCGTGTTTTTCACAGAGGGGATGGCTCCTGGTACCAACAATATGGTGATCCAGGTAGCTCAGCACCTGATTACAGGTTCGAAGCGATTCGAGATCGCTCCCCTACTTCGCTCATTCATCAGAGCAGGTATCACGGTTAGTGATCCAACGATTCACTATCACCCTGAATTTCTCAGAGGTGATGACCTGAAGTATGCCTACCAGGCATATGTCACCAGAGCGATGCGTCTCCGTCAGGAGCTCGGCATGCCTAAAGGAGTATTAGTACTCAATCATGCTGATGTTCCCAGCATCCAGCAGCAGCGTGCCATGGCAATGCTGTCTGCTAGCTGA